A region from the Triticum aestivum cultivar Chinese Spring chromosome 3D, IWGSC CS RefSeq v2.1, whole genome shotgun sequence genome encodes:
- the LOC123078136 gene encoding cell number regulator 5, which produces MAGKGSYVPPQYVPLYGLDTEEDSVPEVEENIATRQRLSRDPTQWSSGICACFDDPQSCCIGATCPCFLFGKNAQFLGSGTLAGSCTTHCMLWGLLTSFCCLCTGGLVLAVPGSAVACYACGYRQALRTKYNLPEAPCGDLTTHLFCHLCAICQEYREIRERTDSGTSSAPDVTPPPVQTMDEL; this is translated from the exons ATGGCTGGAAAAGGGAGCTATGTTCCGCCGCAGTATGTTCCGTTATATGGTCTAGACACTGAGGAGGATAGTGTTCCTGAGGTGGAGGAGAACATTGCCACGCGCCAAAGATTAAGCCGGGATCCTACACAATGGTCTTCAGGCatttgtgcttgttttgatgatccACAGAGCT GTTGTATTGGTGCGACTTGCCCCTGCTTTCTCTTTGGAAAAAATGCACAGTTCTTGGGATCTGGAACTCTTGCTGGATCATGCACTACGCATTGCATGCTTTGGGGCCTTCTGACAAGTTTCTGCTGTCTGTGTACTGGGGGGCTTGTATTAGCAGTTCCAGGGTCTGCTgttgcttgttatgcttgtggataCCGCCAAGCACTAAGAACAAAGTACAACCTTCCG GAAGCACCATGCGGCGATTTGACGACACACTTATTCTGCCATCTGTGTGCGATATGCCAAGAGTACAGGGAGATCCGCGAGAGAACAGACAGTGGCACCTCTTCAGCTCCTGATGTTACCCCACCTCCGGTGCAGACAATGGATGAACTTTGA